From Pan paniscus chromosome 6, NHGRI_mPanPan1-v2.0_pri, whole genome shotgun sequence, one genomic window encodes:
- the ZCWPW1 gene encoding zinc finger CW-type PWWP domain protein 1 isoform X8, with product MMTTLQNKEECGKGPKRIFAPPAQKSYSLLPCSPNSPKEETPGISSPETEARISLPKASLKKKEEKATMKNVPSREQEKKRKAQINKQAEKKEKEKSSLTNAEFEEIVQTVLQKSLQECLGMGSGLDFAETSCAQPVVSTQSDKEPGITASATDTDNANGEEVPHTQEISVSWEGEAAPEIRTSKLGQPDPAPSKKKSNRLTLSKRKKEAHEKVEKTQGGHEHRQEDQLKETVQDHSQIRDQQKGEISGFGQCLVWVQCSFPNCGKWRRLCGNIDPSVLPDNWSCDQNTDVQYNRCDIPEETWTGLESDVAYASYIPGSIIWAKQYGYPWWPGMIESDPDLGEYFLFTSHLDSLPSKYHVTFFGETVSRAWIPVNMLKNFQELSLELSVMERVNLFGFWSRFNGSNSNGERKDLQLSGLNSPGSCLEKNEKEEELEKEEGEKTDPILPIRKRVKIQTQKTKPRGLGGDAGTADGRGRTLQRKIMKRSLGRKSTAPPAPRMGRKEGQGNSDSDQPGPKKKFKAPQSKALAASFSEGKEVRTVPKNLGLSACKGACPSSAKEEPRHREPLTQEAGSVPLEDEASSDLDLEQLMEDVGRELGQSGELQHSNSDGEDFPVALFGK from the exons ATGATGACAACGTTGCAGAATAAAGAAG AATGTGGAAAGGGACCAAAGAGAATCTTTGCCCCACCTGCACAAAAATCTTACAGCCTATTACCTTGTAGCCCTAACTCCCCCAAGGAGGAGACCCCGGGGATCAGTTCCCCAGAGACAGAGGCCAGGATAAGCCTGCCAAAGGCCAgtttaaagaagaaagaggaaaaagcaacCATGAAGAATGTTCCAAGCAGggaacaggagaaaaaaagaaaggcacaaatcaacaagcaagcagagaagaaagaaaag GAAAAATCAAGTCTTACCAATGCAGAATTTGAGGAGATTGTCCAGACTGTTCTGCAGAAGTCCCTTCAGGAGTGCTTGG GGATGGGATCTGGCCTTGATTTTGCAGAGACTTCTTGTGCCCAGCCCGTAGTATCTACCCAATCAGACAAGGAGCCAGGAATTACTGCTTCTGCTACTGATACTGATAATGCTAATGG AGAGGAGGTACCACATACTCAAGAGATTTCAGTGTCTTGGGAAGGTGAAGCTGCCCCTGAGATAAGGACATCTAAGTTAGGCCAGCCAGATCCTGCACCCTCTAAGAAGAAATCCAATAGACTCAccttaagcaaaagaaagaaggaagctc ATGAGAAGGTGGAGAAAACTCAAGGTGGACATGAGCACAGACAGGAAGACCAACTAAAGGAAACAGTTCAGGATCATTCTCAGATCAGGGACCAGCAAAAAGGAGAGATAAGTGGTTTTG GTCAATGTCTGGTCTGGGTCCAGTGTTCCTTCCCAAACTGTGGGAAATGGAGGCGGCTGTGTGGGAATATTGACCCCTCAGTTCTCCCAGATAATTGGTCCTGTGATCAGAACACAG ATGTGCAGTATAATCGCTGTGATATTCCTGAGGAGACCTGGACAGGGCTTGAGAGTGATGTGGCCTATGCCTCCTACATCCCAGGATCCATCATCTGGGCCAAGCAATACGGTTACCCCTG GTGGCCAGGCATGATAGAATCTGATCCTGACTTAggggaatattttctttttacttcccaTCTTGATTCCCTGCCG TCTAAGTACCATGTGACGTTTTTTGGAGAAACAGTTTCTCGTGCATGGATCCCAGTCAACATGCTAAAGAACTTCCAGGAGCTGTCCCTGGAGCTATCAGTCATG GAACGGGTTAACTTGTTTGGTTTCTGGAGCCGATTCAACGGATCTAACAGTAATGGGGAAAGAAAAG ACTTACAGCTCTCTGGTTTGAACAGCCCAGGATCCTGCttggagaaaaatgagaaagaggaagagttggaaaaggaggaaggagagaaaaca GACCCAATTTTGCCCATTCGTAAGCGAGTCAAAATACAGACCCAAAAAACCAAGCCAAGAG GGCTTGGGGGTGATGCAGGCACAGCAGATGGCCGAGGCAGGACACTGCAGAGGAAGATAATGAAGAGATCTCTAGGCAGGAAATCCACAGCTCCTCCTGCACCCAgaatgggaaggaaagaaggccaAGGGAATTCAGATTCTGACCAGCCAG GccctaagaaaaaatttaaagctcCCCAGAGCAAGGCCTTGGCAGCCAGCTTTTCAGAGGGAAAAGAAGTTAGAACAGTGCCAAAGAACCTGGGCCTATCAGCGTGTAAGGGGGCCTGCCCCTCATCTGCGAAAGAAGAGCCCAGACACCGGGAACCCCTGACCCAGGAGGCTGGAAGTGTCCCCCTTGAGGACGAAGCCTCCAGTGACCTGGACCTGGAGCAACTCATGGAAGATGTTGGGAGAGAGCTGGGGCAGAGCGGGGAGCTGCAGCACAGCAACAGTGATGGCGAGGACTTCCCCGTGGCGCTGTTTGGGAAGTAG
- the ZCWPW1 gene encoding zinc finger CW-type PWWP domain protein 1 isoform X12, translating into MMTTLQNKEECGKGPKRIFAPPAQKSYSLLPCSPNSPKEETPGISSPETEARISLPKASLKKKEEKATMKNVPSREQEKKRKAQINKQAEKKEKEKSSLTNAEFEEIVQTVLQKSLQECLEDEKVEKTQGGHEHRQEDQLKETVQDHSQIRDQQKGEISGFGQCLVWVQCSFPNCGKWRRLCGNIDPSVLPDNWSCDQNTADVQYNRCDIPEETWTGLESDVAYASYIPGSIIWAKQYGYPWWPGMIESDPDLGEYFLFTSHLDSLPSKYHVTFFGETVSRAWIPVNMLKNFQELSLELSVMKKRRNDCSQKLGVALMMAQEAEQISIQERVNLFGFWSRFNGSNSNGERKDLQLSGLNSPGSCLEKNEKEEELEKEEGEKTDPILPIRKRVKIQTQKTKPRGLGGDAGTADGRGRTLQRKIMKRSLGRKSTAPPAPRMGRKEGQGNSDSDQPGPKKKFKAPQSKALAASFSEGKEVRTVPKNLGLSACKGACPSSAKEEPRHREPLTQEAGSVPLEDEASSDLDLEQLMEDVGRELGQSGELQHSNSDGEDFPVALFGK; encoded by the exons ATGATGACAACGTTGCAGAATAAAGAAG AATGTGGAAAGGGACCAAAGAGAATCTTTGCCCCACCTGCACAAAAATCTTACAGCCTATTACCTTGTAGCCCTAACTCCCCCAAGGAGGAGACCCCGGGGATCAGTTCCCCAGAGACAGAGGCCAGGATAAGCCTGCCAAAGGCCAgtttaaagaagaaagaggaaaaagcaacCATGAAGAATGTTCCAAGCAGggaacaggagaaaaaaagaaaggcacaaatcaacaagcaagcagagaagaaagaaaag GAAAAATCAAGTCTTACCAATGCAGAATTTGAGGAGATTGTCCAGACTGTTCTGCAGAAGTCCCTTCAGGAGTGCTTGG aaGATGAGAAGGTGGAGAAAACTCAAGGTGGACATGAGCACAGACAGGAAGACCAACTAAAGGAAACAGTTCAGGATCATTCTCAGATCAGGGACCAGCAAAAAGGAGAGATAAGTGGTTTTG GTCAATGTCTGGTCTGGGTCCAGTGTTCCTTCCCAAACTGTGGGAAATGGAGGCGGCTGTGTGGGAATATTGACCCCTCAGTTCTCCCAGATAATTGGTCCTGTGATCAGAACACAG CAGATGTGCAGTATAATCGCTGTGATATTCCTGAGGAGACCTGGACAGGGCTTGAGAGTGATGTGGCCTATGCCTCCTACATCCCAGGATCCATCATCTGGGCCAAGCAATACGGTTACCCCTG GTGGCCAGGCATGATAGAATCTGATCCTGACTTAggggaatattttctttttacttcccaTCTTGATTCCCTGCCG TCTAAGTACCATGTGACGTTTTTTGGAGAAACAGTTTCTCGTGCATGGATCCCAGTCAACATGCTAAAGAACTTCCAGGAGCTGTCCCTGGAGCTATCAGTCATG AAAAAGCGCAGAAATGACTGCAGCCAGAAACTGGGGGTGGCCCTGATGATGGCTCAAGAGGCAGAACAGATCAGCATTCAG GAACGGGTTAACTTGTTTGGTTTCTGGAGCCGATTCAACGGATCTAACAGTAATGGGGAAAGAAAAG ACTTACAGCTCTCTGGTTTGAACAGCCCAGGATCCTGCttggagaaaaatgagaaagaggaagagttggaaaaggaggaaggagagaaaaca GACCCAATTTTGCCCATTCGTAAGCGAGTCAAAATACAGACCCAAAAAACCAAGCCAAGAG GGCTTGGGGGTGATGCAGGCACAGCAGATGGCCGAGGCAGGACACTGCAGAGGAAGATAATGAAGAGATCTCTAGGCAGGAAATCCACAGCTCCTCCTGCACCCAgaatgggaaggaaagaaggccaAGGGAATTCAGATTCTGACCAGCCAG GccctaagaaaaaatttaaagctcCCCAGAGCAAGGCCTTGGCAGCCAGCTTTTCAGAGGGAAAAGAAGTTAGAACAGTGCCAAAGAACCTGGGCCTATCAGCGTGTAAGGGGGCCTGCCCCTCATCTGCGAAAGAAGAGCCCAGACACCGGGAACCCCTGACCCAGGAGGCTGGAAGTGTCCCCCTTGAGGACGAAGCCTCCAGTGACCTGGACCTGGAGCAACTCATGGAAGATGTTGGGAGAGAGCTGGGGCAGAGCGGGGAGCTGCAGCACAGCAACAGTGATGGCGAGGACTTCCCCGTGGCGCTGTTTGGGAAGTAG
- the ZCWPW1 gene encoding zinc finger CW-type PWWP domain protein 1 isoform X2, producing the protein MMTTLQNKEECGKGPKRIFAPPAQKSYSLLPCSPNSPKEETPGISSPETEARISLPKASLKKKEEKATMKNVPSREQEKKRKAQINKQAEKKEKEKSSLTNAEFEEIVQTVLQKSLQECLGMGSGLDFAETSCAQPVVSTQSDKEPGITASATDTDNANGEEVPHTQEISVSWEGEAAPEIRTSKLGQPDPAPSKKKSNRLTLSKRKKEAQDEKVEKTQGGHEHRQEDQLKETVQDHSQIRDQQKGEISGFGQCLVWVQCSFPNCGKWRRLCGNIDPSVLPDNWSCDQNTDVQYNRCDIPEETWTGLESDVAYASYIPGSIIWAKQYGYPWWPGMIESDPDLGEYFLFTSHLDSLPSKYHVTFFGETVSRAWIPVNMLKNFQELSLELSVMKKRRNDCSQKLGVALMMAQEAEQISIQERVNLFGFWSRFNGSNSNGERKDLQLSGLNSPGSCLEKNEKEEELEKEEGEKTDPILPIRKRVKIQTQKTKPRGLGGDAGTADGRGRTLQRKIMKRSLGRKSTAPPAPRMGRKEGQGNSDSDQPGPKKKFKAPQSKALAASFSEGKEVRTVPKNLGLSACKGACPSSAKEEPRHREPLTQEAGSVPLEDEASSDLDLEQLMEDVGRELGQSGELQHSNSDGEDFPVALFGK; encoded by the exons ATGATGACAACGTTGCAGAATAAAGAAG AATGTGGAAAGGGACCAAAGAGAATCTTTGCCCCACCTGCACAAAAATCTTACAGCCTATTACCTTGTAGCCCTAACTCCCCCAAGGAGGAGACCCCGGGGATCAGTTCCCCAGAGACAGAGGCCAGGATAAGCCTGCCAAAGGCCAgtttaaagaagaaagaggaaaaagcaacCATGAAGAATGTTCCAAGCAGggaacaggagaaaaaaagaaaggcacaaatcaacaagcaagcagagaagaaagaaaag GAAAAATCAAGTCTTACCAATGCAGAATTTGAGGAGATTGTCCAGACTGTTCTGCAGAAGTCCCTTCAGGAGTGCTTGG GGATGGGATCTGGCCTTGATTTTGCAGAGACTTCTTGTGCCCAGCCCGTAGTATCTACCCAATCAGACAAGGAGCCAGGAATTACTGCTTCTGCTACTGATACTGATAATGCTAATGG AGAGGAGGTACCACATACTCAAGAGATTTCAGTGTCTTGGGAAGGTGAAGCTGCCCCTGAGATAAGGACATCTAAGTTAGGCCAGCCAGATCCTGCACCCTCTAAGAAGAAATCCAATAGACTCAccttaagcaaaagaaagaaggaagctc aaGATGAGAAGGTGGAGAAAACTCAAGGTGGACATGAGCACAGACAGGAAGACCAACTAAAGGAAACAGTTCAGGATCATTCTCAGATCAGGGACCAGCAAAAAGGAGAGATAAGTGGTTTTG GTCAATGTCTGGTCTGGGTCCAGTGTTCCTTCCCAAACTGTGGGAAATGGAGGCGGCTGTGTGGGAATATTGACCCCTCAGTTCTCCCAGATAATTGGTCCTGTGATCAGAACACAG ATGTGCAGTATAATCGCTGTGATATTCCTGAGGAGACCTGGACAGGGCTTGAGAGTGATGTGGCCTATGCCTCCTACATCCCAGGATCCATCATCTGGGCCAAGCAATACGGTTACCCCTG GTGGCCAGGCATGATAGAATCTGATCCTGACTTAggggaatattttctttttacttcccaTCTTGATTCCCTGCCG TCTAAGTACCATGTGACGTTTTTTGGAGAAACAGTTTCTCGTGCATGGATCCCAGTCAACATGCTAAAGAACTTCCAGGAGCTGTCCCTGGAGCTATCAGTCATG AAAAAGCGCAGAAATGACTGCAGCCAGAAACTGGGGGTGGCCCTGATGATGGCTCAAGAGGCAGAACAGATCAGCATTCAG GAACGGGTTAACTTGTTTGGTTTCTGGAGCCGATTCAACGGATCTAACAGTAATGGGGAAAGAAAAG ACTTACAGCTCTCTGGTTTGAACAGCCCAGGATCCTGCttggagaaaaatgagaaagaggaagagttggaaaaggaggaaggagagaaaaca GACCCAATTTTGCCCATTCGTAAGCGAGTCAAAATACAGACCCAAAAAACCAAGCCAAGAG GGCTTGGGGGTGATGCAGGCACAGCAGATGGCCGAGGCAGGACACTGCAGAGGAAGATAATGAAGAGATCTCTAGGCAGGAAATCCACAGCTCCTCCTGCACCCAgaatgggaaggaaagaaggccaAGGGAATTCAGATTCTGACCAGCCAG GccctaagaaaaaatttaaagctcCCCAGAGCAAGGCCTTGGCAGCCAGCTTTTCAGAGGGAAAAGAAGTTAGAACAGTGCCAAAGAACCTGGGCCTATCAGCGTGTAAGGGGGCCTGCCCCTCATCTGCGAAAGAAGAGCCCAGACACCGGGAACCCCTGACCCAGGAGGCTGGAAGTGTCCCCCTTGAGGACGAAGCCTCCAGTGACCTGGACCTGGAGCAACTCATGGAAGATGTTGGGAGAGAGCTGGGGCAGAGCGGGGAGCTGCAGCACAGCAACAGTGATGGCGAGGACTTCCCCGTGGCGCTGTTTGGGAAGTAG
- the ZCWPW1 gene encoding zinc finger CW-type PWWP domain protein 1 isoform X3, which yields MMTTLQNKEECGKGPKRIFAPPAQKSYSLLPCSPNSPKEETPGISSPETEARISLPKASLKKKEEKATMKNVPSREQEKKRKAQINKQAEKKEKEKSSLTNAEFEEIVQTVLQKSLQECLGMGSGLDFAETSCAQPVVSTQSDKEPGITASATDTDNANGEEVPHTQEISVSWEGEAAPEIRTSKLGQPDPAPSKKKSNRLTLSKRKKEAHEKVEKTQGGHEHRQEDQLKETVQDHSQIRDQQKGEISGFGQCLVWVQCSFPNCGKWRRLCGNIDPSVLPDNWSCDQNTADVQYNRCDIPEETWTGLESDVAYASYIPGSIIWAKQYGYPWWPGMIESDPDLGEYFLFTSHLDSLPSKYHVTFFGETVSRAWIPVNMLKNFQELSLELSVMKKRRNDCSQKLGVALMMAQEAEQISIQERVNLFGFWSRFNGSNSNGERKDLQLSGLNSPGSCLEKNEKEEELEKEEGEKTDPILPIRKRVKIQTQKTKPRGLGGDAGTADGRGRTLQRKIMKRSLGRKSTAPPAPRMGRKEGQGNSDSDQPGPKKKFKAPQSKALAASFSEGKEVRTVPKNLGLSACKGACPSSAKEEPRHREPLTQEAGSVPLEDEASSDLDLEQLMEDVGRELGQSGELQHSNSDGEDFPVALFGK from the exons ATGATGACAACGTTGCAGAATAAAGAAG AATGTGGAAAGGGACCAAAGAGAATCTTTGCCCCACCTGCACAAAAATCTTACAGCCTATTACCTTGTAGCCCTAACTCCCCCAAGGAGGAGACCCCGGGGATCAGTTCCCCAGAGACAGAGGCCAGGATAAGCCTGCCAAAGGCCAgtttaaagaagaaagaggaaaaagcaacCATGAAGAATGTTCCAAGCAGggaacaggagaaaaaaagaaaggcacaaatcaacaagcaagcagagaagaaagaaaag GAAAAATCAAGTCTTACCAATGCAGAATTTGAGGAGATTGTCCAGACTGTTCTGCAGAAGTCCCTTCAGGAGTGCTTGG GGATGGGATCTGGCCTTGATTTTGCAGAGACTTCTTGTGCCCAGCCCGTAGTATCTACCCAATCAGACAAGGAGCCAGGAATTACTGCTTCTGCTACTGATACTGATAATGCTAATGG AGAGGAGGTACCACATACTCAAGAGATTTCAGTGTCTTGGGAAGGTGAAGCTGCCCCTGAGATAAGGACATCTAAGTTAGGCCAGCCAGATCCTGCACCCTCTAAGAAGAAATCCAATAGACTCAccttaagcaaaagaaagaaggaagctc ATGAGAAGGTGGAGAAAACTCAAGGTGGACATGAGCACAGACAGGAAGACCAACTAAAGGAAACAGTTCAGGATCATTCTCAGATCAGGGACCAGCAAAAAGGAGAGATAAGTGGTTTTG GTCAATGTCTGGTCTGGGTCCAGTGTTCCTTCCCAAACTGTGGGAAATGGAGGCGGCTGTGTGGGAATATTGACCCCTCAGTTCTCCCAGATAATTGGTCCTGTGATCAGAACACAG CAGATGTGCAGTATAATCGCTGTGATATTCCTGAGGAGACCTGGACAGGGCTTGAGAGTGATGTGGCCTATGCCTCCTACATCCCAGGATCCATCATCTGGGCCAAGCAATACGGTTACCCCTG GTGGCCAGGCATGATAGAATCTGATCCTGACTTAggggaatattttctttttacttcccaTCTTGATTCCCTGCCG TCTAAGTACCATGTGACGTTTTTTGGAGAAACAGTTTCTCGTGCATGGATCCCAGTCAACATGCTAAAGAACTTCCAGGAGCTGTCCCTGGAGCTATCAGTCATG AAAAAGCGCAGAAATGACTGCAGCCAGAAACTGGGGGTGGCCCTGATGATGGCTCAAGAGGCAGAACAGATCAGCATTCAG GAACGGGTTAACTTGTTTGGTTTCTGGAGCCGATTCAACGGATCTAACAGTAATGGGGAAAGAAAAG ACTTACAGCTCTCTGGTTTGAACAGCCCAGGATCCTGCttggagaaaaatgagaaagaggaagagttggaaaaggaggaaggagagaaaaca GACCCAATTTTGCCCATTCGTAAGCGAGTCAAAATACAGACCCAAAAAACCAAGCCAAGAG GGCTTGGGGGTGATGCAGGCACAGCAGATGGCCGAGGCAGGACACTGCAGAGGAAGATAATGAAGAGATCTCTAGGCAGGAAATCCACAGCTCCTCCTGCACCCAgaatgggaaggaaagaaggccaAGGGAATTCAGATTCTGACCAGCCAG GccctaagaaaaaatttaaagctcCCCAGAGCAAGGCCTTGGCAGCCAGCTTTTCAGAGGGAAAAGAAGTTAGAACAGTGCCAAAGAACCTGGGCCTATCAGCGTGTAAGGGGGCCTGCCCCTCATCTGCGAAAGAAGAGCCCAGACACCGGGAACCCCTGACCCAGGAGGCTGGAAGTGTCCCCCTTGAGGACGAAGCCTCCAGTGACCTGGACCTGGAGCAACTCATGGAAGATGTTGGGAGAGAGCTGGGGCAGAGCGGGGAGCTGCAGCACAGCAACAGTGATGGCGAGGACTTCCCCGTGGCGCTGTTTGGGAAGTAG
- the ZCWPW1 gene encoding zinc finger CW-type PWWP domain protein 1 isoform X10 gives MMTTLQNKEECGKGPKRIFAPPAQKSYSLLPCSPNSPKEETPGISSPETEARISLPKASLKKKEEKATMKNVPSREQEKKRKAQINKQAEKKEKEKSSLTNAEFEEIVQTVLQKSLQECLGMGSGLDFAETSCAQPVVSTQSDKEPGITASATDTDNANGEEVPHTQEISVSWEGEAAPEIRTSKLGQPDPAPSKKKSNRLTLSKRKKEAQDEKVEKTQGGHEHRQEDQLKETVQDHSQIRDQQKGEISGFGQCLVWVQCSFPNCGKWRRLCGNIDPSVLPDNWSCDQNTDVQYNRCDIPEETWTGLESDVAYASYIPGSIIWAKQYGYPWWPGMIESDPDLGEYFLFTSHLDSLPSKYHVTFFGETVSRAWIPVNMLKNFQELSLELSVMKKRRNDCSQKLGVALMMAQEAEQISIQERVNLFGFWSRFNGSNSNGERKDLQLSGLNSPGSCLEKNEKEEELEKEEGEKTDPILPIRKRVKIQTQKTKPRGPKKKFKAPQSKALAASFSEGKEVRTVPKNLGLSACKGACPSSAKEEPRHREPLTQEAGSVPLEDEASSDLDLEQLMEDVGRELGQSGELQHSNSDGEDFPVALFGK, from the exons ATGATGACAACGTTGCAGAATAAAGAAG AATGTGGAAAGGGACCAAAGAGAATCTTTGCCCCACCTGCACAAAAATCTTACAGCCTATTACCTTGTAGCCCTAACTCCCCCAAGGAGGAGACCCCGGGGATCAGTTCCCCAGAGACAGAGGCCAGGATAAGCCTGCCAAAGGCCAgtttaaagaagaaagaggaaaaagcaacCATGAAGAATGTTCCAAGCAGggaacaggagaaaaaaagaaaggcacaaatcaacaagcaagcagagaagaaagaaaag GAAAAATCAAGTCTTACCAATGCAGAATTTGAGGAGATTGTCCAGACTGTTCTGCAGAAGTCCCTTCAGGAGTGCTTGG GGATGGGATCTGGCCTTGATTTTGCAGAGACTTCTTGTGCCCAGCCCGTAGTATCTACCCAATCAGACAAGGAGCCAGGAATTACTGCTTCTGCTACTGATACTGATAATGCTAATGG AGAGGAGGTACCACATACTCAAGAGATTTCAGTGTCTTGGGAAGGTGAAGCTGCCCCTGAGATAAGGACATCTAAGTTAGGCCAGCCAGATCCTGCACCCTCTAAGAAGAAATCCAATAGACTCAccttaagcaaaagaaagaaggaagctc aaGATGAGAAGGTGGAGAAAACTCAAGGTGGACATGAGCACAGACAGGAAGACCAACTAAAGGAAACAGTTCAGGATCATTCTCAGATCAGGGACCAGCAAAAAGGAGAGATAAGTGGTTTTG GTCAATGTCTGGTCTGGGTCCAGTGTTCCTTCCCAAACTGTGGGAAATGGAGGCGGCTGTGTGGGAATATTGACCCCTCAGTTCTCCCAGATAATTGGTCCTGTGATCAGAACACAG ATGTGCAGTATAATCGCTGTGATATTCCTGAGGAGACCTGGACAGGGCTTGAGAGTGATGTGGCCTATGCCTCCTACATCCCAGGATCCATCATCTGGGCCAAGCAATACGGTTACCCCTG GTGGCCAGGCATGATAGAATCTGATCCTGACTTAggggaatattttctttttacttcccaTCTTGATTCCCTGCCG TCTAAGTACCATGTGACGTTTTTTGGAGAAACAGTTTCTCGTGCATGGATCCCAGTCAACATGCTAAAGAACTTCCAGGAGCTGTCCCTGGAGCTATCAGTCATG AAAAAGCGCAGAAATGACTGCAGCCAGAAACTGGGGGTGGCCCTGATGATGGCTCAAGAGGCAGAACAGATCAGCATTCAG GAACGGGTTAACTTGTTTGGTTTCTGGAGCCGATTCAACGGATCTAACAGTAATGGGGAAAGAAAAG ACTTACAGCTCTCTGGTTTGAACAGCCCAGGATCCTGCttggagaaaaatgagaaagaggaagagttggaaaaggaggaaggagagaaaaca GACCCAATTTTGCCCATTCGTAAGCGAGTCAAAATACAGACCCAAAAAACCAAGCCAAGAG GccctaagaaaaaatttaaagctcCCCAGAGCAAGGCCTTGGCAGCCAGCTTTTCAGAGGGAAAAGAAGTTAGAACAGTGCCAAAGAACCTGGGCCTATCAGCGTGTAAGGGGGCCTGCCCCTCATCTGCGAAAGAAGAGCCCAGACACCGGGAACCCCTGACCCAGGAGGCTGGAAGTGTCCCCCTTGAGGACGAAGCCTCCAGTGACCTGGACCTGGAGCAACTCATGGAAGATGTTGGGAGAGAGCTGGGGCAGAGCGGGGAGCTGCAGCACAGCAACAGTGATGGCGAGGACTTCCCCGTGGCGCTGTTTGGGAAGTAG
- the ZCWPW1 gene encoding zinc finger CW-type PWWP domain protein 1 isoform X22 encodes MIESDPDLGEYFLFTSHLDSLPSKYHVTFFGETVSRAWIPVNMLKNFQELSLELSVMKKRRNDCSQKLGVALMMAQEAEQISIQERVNLFGFWSRFNGSNSNGERKDLQLSGLNSPGSCLEKNEKEEELEKEEGEKTDPILPIRKRVKIQTQKTKPRGLGGDAGTADGRGRTLQRKIMKRSLGRKSTAPPAPRMGRKEGQGNSDSDQPGPKKKFKAPQSKALAASFSEGKEVRTVPKNLGLSACKGACPSSAKEEPRHREPLTQEAGSVPLEDEASSDLDLEQLMEDVGRELGQSGELQHSNSDGEDFPVALFGK; translated from the exons ATGATAGAATCTGATCCTGACTTAggggaatattttctttttacttcccaTCTTGATTCCCTGCCG TCTAAGTACCATGTGACGTTTTTTGGAGAAACAGTTTCTCGTGCATGGATCCCAGTCAACATGCTAAAGAACTTCCAGGAGCTGTCCCTGGAGCTATCAGTCATG AAAAAGCGCAGAAATGACTGCAGCCAGAAACTGGGGGTGGCCCTGATGATGGCTCAAGAGGCAGAACAGATCAGCATTCAG GAACGGGTTAACTTGTTTGGTTTCTGGAGCCGATTCAACGGATCTAACAGTAATGGGGAAAGAAAAG ACTTACAGCTCTCTGGTTTGAACAGCCCAGGATCCTGCttggagaaaaatgagaaagaggaagagttggaaaaggaggaaggagagaaaaca GACCCAATTTTGCCCATTCGTAAGCGAGTCAAAATACAGACCCAAAAAACCAAGCCAAGAG GGCTTGGGGGTGATGCAGGCACAGCAGATGGCCGAGGCAGGACACTGCAGAGGAAGATAATGAAGAGATCTCTAGGCAGGAAATCCACAGCTCCTCCTGCACCCAgaatgggaaggaaagaaggccaAGGGAATTCAGATTCTGACCAGCCAG GccctaagaaaaaatttaaagctcCCCAGAGCAAGGCCTTGGCAGCCAGCTTTTCAGAGGGAAAAGAAGTTAGAACAGTGCCAAAGAACCTGGGCCTATCAGCGTGTAAGGGGGCCTGCCCCTCATCTGCGAAAGAAGAGCCCAGACACCGGGAACCCCTGACCCAGGAGGCTGGAAGTGTCCCCCTTGAGGACGAAGCCTCCAGTGACCTGGACCTGGAGCAACTCATGGAAGATGTTGGGAGAGAGCTGGGGCAGAGCGGGGAGCTGCAGCACAGCAACAGTGATGGCGAGGACTTCCCCGTGGCGCTGTTTGGGAAGTAG